From the genome of Chania multitudinisentens RB-25, one region includes:
- a CDS encoding YccS/YhfK family putative transporter: MWRRLIYHPEINYALRQTLVLCLPVAFCLLIGNLQLGLLFSLVPACCNIAGLDTPHKRFFKRLIIGGSLFALSSVLLQQALLWHVPLPLLMLAMALLLGVSAEISPLHARLLPAALVAAIFSLSMAGHVPIWYAPLLYLVGTAWYGLFTWFWFKLWKEQPMRESLSQLYIQLADYFEAKYSLLTQHTDPETALPPLLQRQQKVMDMINLLYQQINFLPHANSQEQKRLQRAFQVALDLQEHITVSLHLPEEVQKLVEQSQAEAIIRRNAQVIAKRLRVIAADILYHRHSERFTMKSELAALEKVATQHADNPVGQFCFYHFSRIARLLRTQHPLYRRDLMANQARLPFWPAVASYLSLKSNALRNAARLGVILAIGSSLGMIFNLPKPYWILLTIMLVSQNGYNATRIRIQHRALGTVAGLVIAAGLLQLQLPENITLGIMLAITLAAYLILRKNYGLAVMGFTVTAVYTLQLLALNGSHFLVPRLLDTLIGCVLVFGGTIWLWPQWQSGLLRKNAHQALEWDQTALRLLLKEQEPDPATLAYARMQVNQAHNALFTSLNQAMQEPGFTSDYLADMRLWVTHSQFIVEHLNAMTILAREHNMLAPELAEEYLQTCEIALQSCQQRLEYDGPNTNKSIMQPPVLHPDLQVTEMDRHLRRILSHLNVMHTISSLAWRQRPHHGIWLKRKLRET, from the coding sequence ATGTGGCGGCGCCTGATCTACCACCCGGAAATTAACTATGCACTGCGGCAAACGCTGGTCTTGTGCTTACCGGTAGCGTTCTGCCTGCTGATTGGCAACCTGCAACTTGGCCTGTTGTTCTCCTTGGTTCCCGCCTGCTGCAACATCGCCGGGTTGGATACACCTCACAAACGCTTTTTTAAACGTCTGATCATTGGCGGTTCTCTGTTCGCCCTCAGCAGCGTGCTGCTACAACAAGCATTGCTATGGCATGTTCCATTGCCGTTGTTGATGCTGGCGATGGCGCTATTGTTGGGTGTCAGCGCTGAAATCAGCCCGCTGCACGCACGCCTGCTACCCGCAGCCTTGGTCGCCGCCATCTTTTCCCTCAGTATGGCTGGCCATGTGCCGATCTGGTATGCACCACTGTTGTATCTGGTTGGCACCGCGTGGTACGGATTATTCACCTGGTTCTGGTTCAAGCTGTGGAAAGAGCAACCCATGCGCGAATCCCTCAGCCAACTCTACATCCAGTTGGCAGATTATTTCGAAGCCAAATACTCATTGCTGACCCAGCACACCGATCCTGAAACCGCATTGCCGCCGCTACTGCAACGCCAGCAGAAAGTCATGGATATGATCAACCTGCTGTATCAGCAAATTAATTTTCTGCCCCATGCCAACAGCCAAGAACAAAAACGCCTGCAACGCGCTTTTCAGGTCGCACTGGATCTGCAAGAACACATTACCGTCAGCCTGCATCTACCGGAGGAAGTACAAAAACTGGTGGAGCAAAGCCAGGCGGAAGCGATTATCCGCCGCAACGCCCAGGTGATTGCCAAGCGTTTACGCGTCATCGCCGCTGATATTCTCTATCATCGGCATTCAGAACGCTTCACGATGAAAAGCGAGCTGGCAGCTCTGGAGAAAGTGGCGACACAACATGCCGACAACCCGGTTGGTCAGTTCTGTTTTTATCATTTCAGCCGTATCGCCCGCCTGTTACGTACTCAGCATCCCCTGTATCGCCGTGATCTGATGGCCAACCAAGCGCGCTTACCGTTCTGGCCTGCCGTAGCGAGTTATCTGTCATTGAAGTCCAACGCTTTGCGCAACGCCGCGCGGCTGGGTGTGATCCTGGCGATTGGCAGCAGTTTGGGCATGATTTTCAACCTGCCAAAACCTTATTGGATTTTGCTGACCATTATGTTGGTCAGCCAAAATGGCTATAACGCCACACGTATCCGGATCCAGCATCGGGCACTCGGCACGGTGGCCGGGTTGGTGATTGCTGCCGGGCTATTACAATTACAACTGCCAGAGAATATAACGCTGGGTATCATGCTGGCGATCACCCTGGCGGCCTACCTGATATTACGTAAAAACTACGGGTTGGCAGTGATGGGGTTTACCGTTACCGCCGTTTATACCCTGCAACTGCTGGCGCTGAACGGTAGCCATTTCCTGGTGCCGCGCCTGCTCGACACTCTGATTGGCTGCGTGCTGGTGTTTGGTGGCACGATATGGTTGTGGCCGCAATGGCAGAGTGGTCTGTTGCGTAAAAACGCTCATCAAGCTCTGGAATGGGATCAAACCGCATTGCGCCTGTTGTTGAAAGAACAAGAGCCAGATCCTGCCACGCTGGCCTATGCACGCATGCAGGTCAATCAGGCGCACAACGCCCTGTTCACCTCTCTCAATCAGGCCATGCAGGAACCGGGATTCACATCGGATTATCTGGCAGATATGCGGCTATGGGTCACACATAGCCAGTTTATTGTTGAGCACCTGAATGCAATGACCATTCTGGCACGCGAGCATAATATGCTGGCGCCAGAACTGGCGGAGGAGTATCTGCAAACCTGCGAAATAGCCTTACAAAGCTGCCAGCAGCGGCTGGAATATGATGGCCCAAACACCAACAAAAGCATCATGCAGCCACCCGTGCTGCACCCCGATTTGCAGGTAACCGAGATGGATCGCCACCTGCGCCGCATTCTTTCACACCTGAACGTAATGCATACCATTTCATCACTGGCCTGGCGCCAGCGCCCACACCACGGCATCTGGCTGAAACGAAAACTACGCGAAACCTAG
- the crp gene encoding cAMP-activated global transcriptional regulator CRP — protein MVLGKPQTDPTLEWFLSHCHIHKYPSKSTLIHQGEKAETLYYIVKGSVAVLIKDEEGKEMILSYLNQGDFIGELGLFEEGQERSAWVRAKTACEVAEISYKKFRQLIQVNPDILMRLSAQMASRLQVTSEKVGNLAFLDVTGRIAQTLLNLAKQPDAMTHPDGMQIKITRQEIGQIVGCSRETVGRILKMLEDQNLISAHGKTIVVYGTR, from the coding sequence ATGGTTCTCGGCAAACCGCAAACAGACCCGACTCTTGAATGGTTCCTGTCTCATTGCCATATCCACAAATATCCATCAAAAAGTACGCTGATTCACCAAGGTGAAAAGGCCGAAACGCTTTACTACATTGTGAAAGGCTCCGTTGCGGTGCTGATCAAGGATGAAGAAGGCAAAGAGATGATCTTGTCCTACCTGAATCAGGGGGATTTCATCGGTGAACTTGGATTATTTGAAGAAGGCCAAGAGCGCAGTGCCTGGGTTAGGGCAAAAACAGCCTGTGAAGTGGCTGAAATCTCCTATAAGAAATTCCGCCAGTTGATCCAGGTTAACCCGGACATCCTGATGCGCCTGTCAGCGCAAATGGCAAGCCGCCTACAAGTCACCTCAGAGAAAGTGGGTAACCTCGCCTTCCTTGATGTTACTGGCCGCATCGCCCAGACCTTACTGAATCTGGCAAAACAGCCCGACGCCATGACTCACCCGGATGGTATGCAGATCAAGATCACCCGCCAGGAAATTGGTCAAATCGTCGGTTGCTCACGCGAAACCGTTGGCCGTATTCTAAAAATGCTCGAAGATCAAAACCTGATTTCCGCCCACGGCAAAACCATTGTCGTTTACGGCACACGTTAA
- a CDS encoding OsmC family protein, which yields MQARVKWVEGLTFLGESASGHQVLMDGNAGDKAPSPMEMVLMSVGGCSAIDVVSILQKGRNDVRDCEVKLTSERREEAPRLFTHINLHFIVTGKGLTEKIVERAVNLSAEKYCSVSLMLKQAASITHSFEICEVA from the coding sequence ATGCAGGCAAGAGTTAAGTGGGTCGAAGGATTGACGTTTCTGGGGGAATCGGCGTCTGGTCACCAGGTATTGATGGATGGTAATGCTGGCGATAAAGCGCCAAGCCCGATGGAAATGGTGTTGATGTCGGTTGGCGGCTGTAGTGCTATCGATGTCGTGTCGATCCTCCAGAAAGGCCGTAATGATGTTCGTGATTGCGAGGTAAAACTCACCTCGGAGCGCCGTGAAGAGGCACCGCGTCTGTTTACCCACATCAACCTGCATTTTATTGTGACGGGAAAAGGGCTGACCGAAAAGATTGTTGAGCGTGCGGTTAACCTGTCTGCTGAAAAATACTGTTCTGTTTCGCTGATGCTCAAGCAGGCCGCCAGTATCACCCACAGCTTTGAAATTTGTGAAGTTGCCTAG
- a CDS encoding phosphoribulokinase — translation MSAKHPVIAVTGSSGAGTTTTSQAFRKIFQQLNIRAAQLEGDSFHHYTRPEMDAAIRKARDLGRHISYFGPEANNFGLLEQSFIQYGKNGTGRSRKYLHTYDEAVPYNQVPGTFTPWEPLPSPTDVLFYEGLHGGVVADQIDVAKHVDLLVGVVPIVNLEWIQKLIRDTGERGHSREAVMDSVVRSMEDYISYITPQFSRTHINFQRVPTVDTSNPFAAKAIPSLDESFVVIHFRGLDQIDFPYLLAMLQGSFISHINTLVVPGGKMGLAMELIMAPLVRQLLEGKKIE, via the coding sequence ATGTCTGCCAAACATCCCGTTATCGCGGTGACCGGCTCCAGCGGTGCCGGCACTACCACCACCAGCCAGGCGTTCCGTAAGATTTTCCAACAGCTAAACATCCGTGCAGCCCAGTTGGAAGGGGATAGTTTCCACCACTACACCCGGCCGGAAATGGATGCGGCAATCCGTAAAGCGCGCGATCTTGGCCGCCATATCAGCTATTTTGGCCCAGAAGCCAACAATTTTGGCTTGCTGGAACAGAGCTTTATCCAGTACGGCAAAAACGGCACCGGCCGCTCACGCAAATACCTGCATACCTACGACGAAGCCGTGCCTTACAATCAGGTTCCAGGCACCTTCACACCTTGGGAACCCTTGCCTTCCCCTACTGACGTGCTGTTCTACGAAGGTTTACATGGCGGAGTCGTCGCCGATCAGATCGATGTCGCCAAACATGTCGATCTACTGGTAGGCGTGGTTCCTATCGTCAACTTGGAGTGGATACAGAAATTGATCCGCGATACCGGTGAACGCGGCCACTCGCGCGAAGCCGTTATGGATTCCGTTGTACGTTCGATGGAAGATTATATCAGCTACATCACACCGCAGTTTTCCCGTACCCATATCAACTTCCAGCGTGTACCTACGGTGGATACGTCCAATCCGTTTGCAGCAAAAGCGATCCCTTCGCTGGATGAAAGCTTTGTAGTGATCCACTTCCGTGGCCTGGATCAGATCGATTTCCCTTATTTGCTGGCCATGCTGCAAGGCTCGTTCATTTCACACATCAATACGTTGGTGGTGCCTGGGGGCAAAATGGGGTTGGCAATGGAACTGATCATGGCACCGCTGGTGCGGCAGCTACTGGAAGGCAAGAAAATCGAATAG
- a CDS encoding YheU family protein: MIIPWQELEKETLNSLIESFVLREGTDYGEHERSLEQKVGDVHRQLKNGEVVLVWSELHETVNIMPRGQMHAGQEEI; encoded by the coding sequence GTGATTATTCCTTGGCAAGAGCTTGAAAAAGAAACCCTTAACAGCCTGATCGAATCTTTTGTGCTGCGTGAAGGCACTGATTACGGTGAGCATGAACGTTCTTTGGAACAGAAAGTGGGCGACGTTCACCGTCAGTTGAAAAACGGTGAAGTAGTGTTGGTGTGGTCAGAACTGCACGAAACCGTCAATATTATGCCGCGTGGGCAGATGCATGCCGGGCAAGAAGAAATTTAA
- a CDS encoding hydrolase → MHESFHPLIGASNPHLQTLLPRLVRRRVQLKPHWQRLELPDGDFVDLAWSEDPQLAHGKPRVVLFHGLEGNFYSPYAHGLLNAWREKGWLGVVMHFRGCSGVPNRKQRIYHSGETEDARFFLRWLCDNYGEAPTAAVGISLGGNMLAYYLAQQGDNSLLQAAVVVSAPLMLEPCSIRMEQGFSRVYQHYLLGQLKQNAARKLLHYPGTLPLNLSQLNQLRRIREFDEAITSRIHGFSGAIDYYRRCSALPLLPQITTPLLIIHAKDDPFMTDEVIPDLTKLPANIEYQLTSCGGHVGFVSGTLKKPQMWLEYRIPSWLSPFLESTM, encoded by the coding sequence ATGCATGAATCCTTTCACCCTTTAATCGGTGCCAGCAATCCACACCTGCAAACCCTGCTGCCACGGCTGGTACGCCGCCGTGTACAGCTGAAACCCCACTGGCAACGGCTGGAATTGCCCGATGGTGATTTTGTAGATCTCGCCTGGAGTGAAGATCCCCAGTTGGCACATGGCAAACCACGCGTAGTGCTGTTCCACGGGCTAGAAGGTAATTTCTACAGTCCTTATGCCCACGGGCTGCTCAACGCCTGGCGCGAGAAAGGCTGGTTGGGTGTGGTGATGCATTTCCGTGGTTGCAGCGGCGTGCCTAACCGCAAACAGCGCATCTACCATTCAGGTGAAACCGAAGATGCCCGTTTCTTCCTGCGCTGGCTCTGCGACAATTACGGAGAAGCCCCAACGGCAGCAGTGGGTATCTCCCTTGGCGGCAATATGCTGGCTTACTATCTGGCGCAACAAGGCGACAACAGCCTACTGCAAGCGGCTGTGGTGGTATCCGCACCGCTGATGCTAGAGCCTTGCTCCATCCGCATGGAACAGGGCTTCTCCCGCGTTTATCAACACTATTTGCTGGGCCAGTTAAAGCAAAACGCGGCACGCAAACTGTTACATTACCCTGGGACTTTGCCGTTAAATCTTTCGCAACTCAACCAATTGCGCCGTATCCGTGAGTTTGACGAAGCGATCACTTCGCGTATTCATGGCTTCAGCGGGGCAATTGATTACTATCGCCGCTGTAGCGCTCTGCCTTTGTTGCCGCAGATCACCACCCCGCTGTTGATCATTCATGCTAAAGACGATCCGTTTATGACCGACGAAGTGATCCCCGACCTCACCAAGTTGCCAGCCAATATTGAATATCAGCTGACTTCCTGTGGCGGCCATGTCGGCTTTGTCAGCGGTACATTGAAAAAACCACAAATGTGGCTGGAATACCGTATTCCATCCTGGCTTTCCCCTTTTTTGGAATCAACGATGTGA
- a CDS encoding LysE family translocator — translation MELSLFLSMLGFLWVAAITPGPNNMLLTTSGANFGFIRSLWLMIGIMLGMQSILLLVAFGVGGLILIYPSLHLILKVLGSLYLLWLAWKVATAAYEKLETDVAPPKPIRLYQGWLLQFLNPKAWLMALGAVASFSLEGEKYNYSVLAIAFGIFAVNIVAGVIWLGFGTVIGRLLRSKKAWVIFNVSMGLLTAACVLLIWH, via the coding sequence ATGGAACTGAGTTTATTTCTTTCGATGCTAGGCTTCCTATGGGTTGCCGCAATTACACCAGGCCCGAATAATATGTTGCTCACCACTTCCGGCGCCAATTTCGGCTTTATACGTTCGCTGTGGCTGATGATCGGCATCATGCTCGGTATGCAAAGTATTTTGCTGCTGGTGGCGTTTGGCGTGGGTGGCCTGATCCTGATTTATCCTTCTTTGCACCTGATCCTGAAGGTTCTCGGCAGCCTTTATCTATTGTGGCTGGCATGGAAAGTTGCCACAGCGGCTTATGAGAAACTGGAAACCGATGTGGCCCCCCCGAAGCCTATTCGCCTGTATCAAGGATGGTTGTTGCAGTTCCTTAACCCGAAGGCCTGGTTGATGGCATTGGGGGCCGTGGCGAGTTTCAGCCTGGAGGGAGAAAAATACAATTATTCCGTGCTGGCAATCGCGTTTGGCATTTTTGCAGTGAATATAGTTGCCGGGGTGATTTGGCTGGGGTTTGGCACGGTGATTGGCCGCCTGCTGCGTAGCAAGAAAGCCTGGGTTATTTTTAACGTTTCTATGGGGTTGTTAACGGCGGCTTGCGTATTGCTGATTTGGCATTGA